AGAAGAAAGTCAAAGGAAGGCAGTCACAGCAATGGACGAAGAAGGATCTAGTTAGTGGAAATGGTGTTCAAGTGTTGATGTTGTATCTTCATAATTTCTTGTTTTGaagtctttcaatttttttcctatgGTGAAAGGTTGCATTGCCATGCATCTGTCTTTATTATTGGTACTATTTGTaagggtttgttttaaatgtaacatttcaaCTATTTATGTCTTCTTTCATGAGTTTCATTTTTGAGTCTCAATAATCTCTGCATTCAAGATTTTGTCAGCTTATTAATTGGTGGATCAATAATCTTCATGCTCATCTCATCATCTTTTTCTCGAGTTTCTTCTGTGTGGAAAATAATTTGGCATTCTGCAAATCTCCACAATGCTTGTGGATTACCTTTGGTTAACAGCTATACATATAAAGGAAGGAAACAAGACCATGTCCAAATTTCCAAAAATTAGCCATTGATTTTTGAACAGTTAAACTTTcgtattctattttttaaaattgtaaattctcaaataatgtaaattagtcctaaaactcaagttttgaaatctttacaatttaaccccttatagtttcaaactttactattttatgctcaactttctaaattttcatatttcatgaTCATATAATTTAGTTACTACATCAATATTTGAGATTTCACTACTCAAACCCTTACTTCATTTTGGTCCTTACttcaattttatcaaattaaatcatttttcaatttGAATGCATTGATGTGAAATTGAGGGACCACTAAACAATGTTGATGAGAGTTTAGGCAAAATTGGTGGATCCGATCTCCTTAGTTATTTCTTTGTGGAAGTACCTGCTTTCACAATGCAAACTTGGATAGTTTGTGGTGGACGATGATGAATCATTTCACAGTCAAACAcataatttttaaacacaaaattaacgatatattgaaatcattattgaaattataatcaaaattaatacatgttttttttattagcTTAAGGGCGTAAAAacccttcaaaattttcaaaaaaaaaaaatttaagtactttTTTTTCTACTCaattgagcacttaaacttttaaaatgtatcaaaaataTCTTTACACttcttcaaaaaaagcaattaaacccctattttttttccgctcaattgggtacttgaactttcataatgcataaaaaaaccttaatttttttttcaaagaaacaaTTAAGCCTCTATTTTTTcccactcaattgggtacttgaactttcataatgcatcaaaaaggccttaattttttttcaaaaaagcaattaagcccctactcttattaaaaattagaaaaaaatcataaaaataataaattttagaaaaaaatattaaattttaataaaatttaaaaacttattaataatttaaattttttttagaaaaatagtcaaaaaataaaattttataaaaatcataaaaaaaataaaatccatcaaaagtccttttaataattaactttaacTATTGATCGTTAAAGTTAACGACGTCTAGTTTTTCAATTAAAGTTATTATGTGTCGCAACTCAGCTTGATATGTAGCGAAAACAGAtaaaagtaggggcttaattgctttttttaaaagtttgagggtctttttgatgcattttgaaagttcaagtacccaattgagtgccaAAAAATAAAGTAGGGGcctaattgctttttttgaaaatgtttgagggcctttttgatgtattttgaaagttcaagtacccaaatgAGTGCATAAAAAGAACAGGGGTTTAGTTGctatttttgaaaaagtttgcaCCCTtaaacctcttttctttttctaaattaaatttagAACCAACTTTGAGTAAAGACTTGGAAATTTAATTAGCAAAATTTCTTTCCATGtaaaaatttcccctatttcttGTTTGAATCTAAAGCAatacaatattttttttccaaaattttcaaaattttcaaaaaaaaaattaagtccctcttttttttccactcaattgagcacttaaacttttaaaatgtatcaaaaataTCTTTACACttcttcaaaaaaagcaattaaacccCTTTTTTTCCGCTCAATtgggtatttaaatttttaatatttgattttttattaaaatttaataatattatagattttattgattttaattttttttctaatttgtaataaaagtaggggcttaattgttttttttttttaagtttgagggtcttttttatgcattttgaaagttcaagtacccaattgagtgccaAAAAATAAAGACTTGGGAAATTTAATTAGCAAAATTTCTTTCCATGtaaaaatttcccctatttcttGTTTGAATTTAAAGCAATACAATATTTTTCTAGCAAGTAATAGAAAATGACAGTCAATTCATTCCAAGCAATACAAAATTTCCAGTCTGGTGGAAAATTTGTTTCTTAGATGCTATTATTCAACTTTTAAGGCATAAGTTTGAATATAGGGACTACATTTTTAATgtgttgtttattttaaaatctattaATATATACACACTTAgggaccatatatatatattccagtCTGGGTCTTTGTCGTGTTTTGTTGGTTGGCTATGGCCTTGTTGTTGTTTCATGGCCACTGCCTGTGAATTAAATCATATGTGGCCTTGTTTGCTAAGTTAAAGGGAGTGAATAGAGCACCATATTTCTTCTTCTGCGTGGAAAATAAGTTGGCATTATGCCGAATTCCACATTCATACATAGAAAGGAAGCAAGTGAAATACAAATTTTTCCACAGTCAATATACCTTGTAATCTCATCAATTCTAATTATTTCACTTCTTCATTCTTTAGGGAGTTCAAGTGAAATACAAATTTTTCCACATCCAATCTCATAAATAATCCGTCTTTGAACtttcacaaaaaaatattaaatacccATTCACTTTAATTCTACTATTCTTAAATCATTCAAGTTTTGTGGAAAATAAATGAATATAGGCCACACATGCTTTGAATTTTTAAGTAGTCCACAATTTTGTTCGTTTGTGTGCAAAATTCTACATTGCTTGACAGCCATACATATTAAGTAAATAGACACCCACATTGTTTACGTATTATGAGGAAGAAGACTAAGTCAATCTACTTTGTAATCTCATCAATCTTAATTTTCTCAGTTGTTTAGGGAGTTCAAATGAaatacaaattttgaaaaaaaaatgtatccaattttgtgaatgaaaaatttatggtaaaaaggaTTTGGTATGGATACTTTTGCCCGGGTAGCAATACTCAGGGTAAGTTTATCAATACATTGCTTTTGGTTGGAAAGTGGTGTTGATAGGTTATGGATGCGGGGTAGTGTTTGGAATGGCCATGGGATGTGTTGTTTTCCAAACCGGTAAGGCGAAAAGGTTTGTGAATTTGGTTGAAGACCAACATGAGAAGAGGCGAAGAAGAAAGCCAAAATATAGCACTCGCATCAATGGATGAAGAAGGATCTAGTTGGTGCAAATGAAGTTAAAGCATTTGTGCTTTGTCTTCATGATTTCTTATCTGAATAATCTCTGCATTCAAGATTTTGTCGGTAAAAAGCATAATTAAAGTCATTATGTGTCGCAATTCAACATGACATGTAGCGAAAAcagataaaaaagtaaaaatcaataaaagttatagaaaaattataaaatatttcttttggtacaataatttttataaatttttttttacaaaatttatatttctttacattttgtataattttcttatgactataaaattttataattttttatatttctatatattttaaaatttttataaaatttcacaatttttatatattttttaataaatttttaagatttgaatttttattaaaatttaataatattattgattttaattttttctctaatttttaataaaagtagggacttaattggttttttttattaagtttgagggtgtttttgatgcattttgaaagtttaagtacccaattgagtgcaaaaaaaaggaggggcttaattgctttttttgaaaatgtttgagggcctttttgatgtattttgaaagttcaagttctcaaatgagttttaaaaaaaagaacaggGGTTTAGTTGctatttttgaaaaagtttgagggtttTTTGCACCCTtaaacctcttttctttttctaaatttaatttaGAACCAACTTTGAGTAAAGACTTGGGAAATTGAATTAGCAAAATTTCTTTCCATGAaaaaattttcccctatttcttGTCTGAATTTAAAGCAACACAATATTTTTCTAGCAAGTAATAGAAAATGACAGTCAATTAATTCCAAGCATTAATTGACACAAGggccttcatggtacttttactccGAAAGTACGTGGCTTTTCTTTTACACAGGGATttgcttcaattttttttgtcaacTCAACATTCATtcatcaacttttctttttcaattgaaCATTTCAACATCCCTTATCCGTCCCGATGTCTGTATGGATAGTAGATGTTATTGGAACATGGAATTGGCATTTTGCTTTCCATGCAGCACCTTCTGATGGTAAAATGGCTGAATACAAAGAAGATGGGCTTTCCGTTGATGTCAAATTACCTGTTAAGCCTGTATTATCTAGAGAGCTTCAAGTATGTTGTACATCTTCAGCaacatttttatgttaaaatacaTTTTGCACAGAATGATATTAAAAGACTAATTTGGTTGTCATGCAGCTTTACTTTGACAAGATCGTGGACATTACCATGAATAAATCAGTCTCAATTCTCTTTAAACAAGCATTACTGAGTTTGGCAACCGACTCGGGATTACATCCTTTAGTTCCTTATTTTACATATTTCATTGCGGATGAGGTTGTCTTAAAGATATATCATAcctgattatatatgtgtgttgCAAAGAACTTTTGGTTGGTTATCTCAAGCTTACATTTTTGCGACATTTATCTCAGGTTGCACGGAAGTTGAATAATTTCCCTCTCATGTTTGCTTTGATGCGTGTTGCCCGGAGTCTTCTCCAGAATGAACACTTACACATAGAACCTTACGTGAGTTTATTATTTCAATCATTTAGAAGTACACGAACTAATGCAAATATGCTAGTGGTTTATTTTCCACCAATCTGATTTTTTAAAATGTTCTTCAGTTACACGAGTTGATGCCATCTATTATTACCCGCCTCGTTGCAAAAAGGTTAGGAAATAAATTCACCGACAATCATTGGGAACTTAGAAACTTCGCAGCAAAGCTAGTGGCATCAATATGCAAAAGGTgaagatttcttttcttttggacttATACATGCATATTCTTTTGGACTTAATTTCGAGCATAATGATTTGTATAAACTTTCCAATAGCttggaaagtgaaaaaaaaaaacaaaaaaaagaaggaaaaaaagaaaaaaaaagaagaaataaaaaaagaaaataaaagaaaaataatacttCTCTGATATTAATGTTAAGAGTGAAAATTGGGGTTGTACACCGGACAAAGTAACCGGAAtatggtgcttgggttgtcatcatgTCTCGCGTAAAAAGGTCTGTGTGATTGCCCAATTTCTTTGTACTTACTCCACTAACTAAGTATCACGAGTAGGGCGAAATAACCCGCTTAGAGACATTTGAATTGAGTAACCGGAACATGGTGCTTGGTTTGTCATCATGTCTCGcgtcaaaaaatttgaaaatgtcctaagtacaaaaataaataaaatgagggGCACTCTTCCTTATTTCTTAAGCTAGGTTAATATGtaatgactaaattgttgaattgtgcaAACCATGGGGGTCAAGTCCTATTATGgaggaaattttttttcttttgcagatACATGCATAATGCTCGAGGACTAGCATGGactaagtagggggatttgattaaatgctaaagttacatattttatgtaattaaattggttaatttatgagagtgcaccactaatttttccatgtttatattgaattttgtgcagggatgcaatttggggctaaatagaaaaaaaggaaacaattgggctagattgaagaaagaagcaaagaaggagggccaaagtagaatttttccgaaattaattagctgaaatttttgttgacttagtgggagattattttgggatttattttatatcatggaatattttccCTTGATTTTCTATGTTGGTGGCT
The genomic region above belongs to Gossypium hirsutum isolate 1008001.06 chromosome D05, Gossypium_hirsutum_v2.1, whole genome shotgun sequence and contains:
- the LOC121217002 gene encoding transcription initiation factor TFIID subunit 6; translated protein: MSVWIVDVIGTWNWHFAFHAAPSDGKMAEYKEDGLSVDVKLPVKPVLSRELQLYFDKIVDITMNKSVSILFKQALLSLATDSGLHPLVPYFTYFIADEVARKLNNFPLMFALMRVARSLLQNEHLHIEPYLHELMPSIITRLVAKRLGNKFTDNHWELRNFAAKLVASICKRDAIWG